In the Streptomyces sp. NBC_00525 genome, one interval contains:
- a CDS encoding LysR family transcriptional regulator, giving the protein MSLRQMEYFLTVVEESSFTRAAERLHVTQPALSHQIKALERAVGGALLERLPRGVRLTAMGRAFLPHAERAVRSAAQARRAARAAAGAHGGELHIATVHAIAVGILPDVFARWRAAHPGVALVLHEYATTEALEEQIERGTADLAVGPPPARWSGPVVPIGAEDIVLVVPFDDPLAGRTSVRLQELADRSWVRCAMEAVVEGLPFLDWACARAGFTPRTAVRTEHTSTAVRMAAAGVGVATAPAHVVRGAVGEDCALLTVDPAWRRELAVFSRVELTGAAAAFTGLLADVRRGTAEAPPASPGRPRADCDGPVQVMP; this is encoded by the coding sequence ATGAGCCTGCGGCAGATGGAGTACTTCCTCACGGTGGTCGAGGAGTCCTCCTTCACCCGCGCCGCCGAACGCCTCCACGTCACCCAGCCGGCGCTCTCCCACCAGATCAAGGCCCTGGAACGGGCCGTGGGCGGCGCGCTGCTCGAACGGCTCCCGCGCGGGGTGCGGCTCACCGCGATGGGCCGCGCCTTCCTGCCGCACGCCGAACGAGCCGTCCGCAGCGCCGCCCAGGCCCGCCGGGCCGCCCGCGCCGCCGCCGGGGCGCACGGCGGCGAACTGCACATCGCCACCGTCCACGCCATCGCCGTGGGCATCCTGCCCGACGTCTTCGCCCGCTGGCGCGCCGCCCACCCCGGCGTCGCCCTCGTCCTGCACGAGTACGCCACCACCGAGGCACTGGAGGAGCAGATCGAACGCGGCACCGCCGACCTCGCCGTCGGACCGCCGCCCGCCCGCTGGAGCGGCCCCGTCGTCCCCATCGGCGCGGAGGACATCGTGCTCGTCGTCCCCTTCGACGACCCGCTCGCCGGGCGGACCTCCGTCCGCCTCCAGGAACTGGCCGACCGCTCCTGGGTGCGCTGCGCCATGGAGGCCGTCGTGGAGGGCCTGCCCTTCCTCGACTGGGCCTGCGCCCGCGCCGGCTTCACCCCGCGTACGGCGGTGCGCACCGAACACACCTCGACCGCGGTCCGGATGGCGGCGGCCGGGGTCGGCGTCGCCACCGCACCCGCCCATGTCGTACGGGGCGCCGTCGGCGAGGACTGCGCCCTGCTCACCGTGGACCCGGCCTGGCGCCGGGAGCTCGCCGTGTTCTCCCGCGTCGAGCTGACCGGCGCCGCCGCCGCCTTCACCGGACTGCTGGCCGACGTCCGGCGCGGCACCGCCGAGGCGCCCCCGGCGTCACCCGGACGGCCGCGCGCCGACTGCGACGGACCCGTTCAGGTGATGCCCTGA
- a CDS encoding cytochrome P450: protein MQADTPRDIPAPTVSPEPRARTARPRTGPSLLARGAARDPYRFYRMLREQYPLSYDAPLGAWLISRYDDVSAALTDPRFTGLPQDGAPRGGLAPIGLCHGSPRCRPADRYTVVTGTVPAPLAERVERTAYVLARRIARRPRADLVEEFCRWLPAAPRREPAEPPAAGPCVRDSALRRTALASLLANLLDDPDLLAALRIEPALAGRAWTESLRRDPPVQVVLRRTVAEVTLSGGTLPARATVACLVGAAARDPQRFAAPDVFDPFRPDQDRALTGPAGCPAVALSRLEAEQGLRALLDAMPRLRWADGFRPAATGLLTRGPRSLLVRPG, encoded by the coding sequence ATGCAGGCCGACACGCCCCGAGACATACCGGCCCCGACCGTCTCGCCCGAACCCCGAGCCCGCACCGCCCGCCCCCGCACCGGCCCCAGCCTGCTGGCCCGCGGCGCGGCCCGTGACCCGTACCGCTTCTACCGGATGCTGCGCGAGCAGTACCCGCTCAGCTACGACGCGCCGCTCGGCGCCTGGCTGATCAGCCGGTACGACGACGTCAGCGCCGCCCTCACCGATCCCCGCTTCACCGGCCTCCCGCAGGACGGGGCGCCACGCGGCGGCCTCGCGCCGATCGGGCTCTGCCACGGTAGCCCCCGCTGCCGGCCCGCCGACCGGTACACCGTGGTGACCGGCACCGTGCCCGCCCCGCTCGCCGAGCGCGTCGAACGCACCGCCTACGTGCTGGCCCGCCGCATCGCCCGGCGCCCCCGCGCCGACCTCGTCGAGGAGTTCTGCCGCTGGCTGCCCGCCGCACCCCGCCGGGAACCCGCCGAACCGCCCGCCGCCGGACCCTGTGTACGGGACTCCGCGCTGCGGCGGACCGCGCTCGCCTCGCTCCTCGCCAACCTGCTCGACGACCCCGACCTGCTGGCCGCCCTGCGCATCGAACCCGCGCTCGCCGGACGGGCCTGGACGGAGTCGCTGCGCCGCGACCCGCCGGTCCAGGTCGTCCTGCGCCGCACGGTCGCCGAAGTCACCCTCAGCGGCGGCACCCTTCCCGCGCGGGCCACCGTGGCCTGCCTCGTCGGGGCCGCCGCCCGCGACCCGCAGCGCTTCGCCGCCCCGGACGTCTTCGACCCCTTCCGCCCCGACCAGGACCGCGCCCTGACCGGGCCGGCGGGCTGCCCGGCCGTGGCGCTCAGCCGGCTGGAGGCCGAACAGGGCCTGCGCGCCCTGCTCGACGCGATGCCCCGGCTCCGCTGGGCCGACGGATTCCGCCCCGCCGCCACCGGCCTCCTCACCCGAGGCCCCCGCTCCCTGCTGGTCCGGCCCGGCTGA